In Truepera sp., the sequence GTACGGGGAGCTGCTCACGCTCGGCGCCTACCTGGCCTTCGTGGCCGTGTCGCTGGGTTTGTCGTTACCCGTAGCCAGCCTGCTGGCCATGGTCGTGGTCGGACTCATAGGAGTGGTGCTGGCCCGGCTGCTCTTCGACCCCATCTTGCACCGCGGCTTCCTGTCGCTCCTGGTGACGAGCGTGGGCCTCGCTTTCGTGCTGCAGAACGCCGTGCGCATGATATTCGGGTCCAGCCCGACGCGCTTCCCGCTACCACCCCTGCGGCCTTGGCGGATCGGCGCGCTCATAGTCCCGAAGGTCCCCGTTCTCGTCATCGTCATCGCCGCGCTGGCCATGGCGTGCGTCCACCTACTGCTTCGCTACACGCGCATGGGCAAGATGATGCGCGCCACCAGCGACGATGCGGCGCTCGCCAAGGCGTCCGGCATAGTCACCGGTCGGGTGTTGGCGACCACCTGGTTCTTGAGCGCCGCCATCGCCGCCTTGGGCGGCGTCCTGCTGGGCATGACCCAGATCGCGTTGCAACCGGTGATGGGTTGGGGCTTCTTGCTCGTCGTGTTCGCCGCCGTGCTGTTAGGGGGCATCGGCAACCCTTACGGGGCCATGCTCGGAGCCCTCATCGTCGGGCTCGGCATCGAGTTCGGCGCCGCCTACCTGGCGCCGGACTACGGCCACGCCTTCGCCTTCTTGCTCCTCGTGCTCGTCCTGCTCCTGAGGCCCAAGGGACTACTGCGAGGGAGTTTCTGATGGCATTGGCGACCTTCTTCGTCGGGCTGCTTACTCTGGCGTTGATCTACGGCGTTCTCACGCTCGGGTTGCATGTCCAGTTCGGCCTGGCGGGCATGCTCAACTTCGGGCATGTGGCGTTCTTCGCGGTCGGGGCCTTCACGAGCGCCTTGCTGTCGTTGCCACCCAAGGGCAGCGAGGCCTATTTGGCGGCCGGCGGGCAGTACCAGCTCGGTTACGGCTTGCCGGTGCCCCTGGCGTTCCTTGCGGCCGGTCTGGCCGGCGGCTTGGTGGCGCTGCTGATCGGCTCTACCAGCGTGCGGCTCGGATCGCATTACCTCGCGGTCGCCACATTCGCCATGGCCGAGATCCTACGCAGCGTGCTGACCAACGAGACCTGGCTCACCCGCGGCCAGTTCGGGATAAGCGGTGTGCCGCAGCCGCTACGGTCCAACCCCATCCCAGCAGAGCTCTATCCGTTCGCCTACCTGGCTGCGACGGTAGTAGTGGTGGCGCTGCTGTTGGCCGTGTCGGTGCGCTTGACCTCGTCCCCCTTCGGCCGCGCGCTGCGTGCCGTGAGAGAGGACGAGACTGCCGCGAGGGCTCTCGGGAAGCCGGCGCCCGGACTCAAGCTGCGCGCCTTCGCCCTCGGCGGTGTGCTGGCGGGCTTCGCGGGAAGCTTGTGGACGCATTCCCTGGGCATCGTTCACGTTGGCCAGTTCGTGCCGATCATCACGTTCCAGGTCTGGCTCGCGCTGCTGCTGGGCGGCCGCGGCAACCCGATCGGCGCGGTGGTCGGCGCCCTGGTGTTGATGGCCATAACCGAGAGCACGCGGTTCCTCGGCAACATCCCGTTCCTGGAGCCGCTGACGCGGCGAAACCCCAGCTTCGTTCCGTCCCTGCGCTTCGTCGTCGTCGGCCTGCTGCTCATCCTAGTGGTGCGCTACTTCCCGCGTGGCCTGCTGCCTGAAAGGTTGCGCCGACCCCCAGCCGACGAGCCGGCCCCCGGTCGCCAGCCATGACCTCGCCGCCAGATAACGACGTAGCCTTGCGCGTAGCGGACGTCAGCAAGGCGTTCGGGGGCCTTCAAGCCGTCAATCACGCCACGTTCGACGTGGCGCGCGGCAGCGTCACCGGACTGATCGGCCCCAACGGTGCCGGCAAGTCGACACTCTTCAACCTCATCACCGGCGTGATCCGGCCGGACGGTGGTCGGGTCGAACTAGACGGACTGGAGCTGGTCGGCAAGCCGGCCGACGTAATCGCCAGGGCCGGGTTGGGCCGCACCTTCCAGACGCCACGCATCTTCGCGGCGATGTCGGTGTGGGAGAACCTCATGGCCGGCGGCAACGCTCACCCGGGTGAAACTCTGATCGGTGGCCTGTTTCCCGGCAGAGGGTCGCGTGAGCGAGAGGCTCTGCTTCGCGGCCGGGCGCGCGAGTTGTTGCGCTTCCTCGGACTCGAGCACCTTGCGGGCGGCAGCGCTCAGGACCTCTCTGGCGGGCAACGCAAGTTGCTGACGCTGGGCCGAGCCTTGATGGCGGCGCCAGAAGTGCTGCTACTGGACGAACCCGCCGCCGGGGTGAACCAGACCCTCAGGCGCACGCTCATGGCCCGGATAGCCGACCTGCGCGCGCGGGGGGTGACGGTGCTGGTGGTGGAGCACGACATGGACCTCGTCATGGAGCTATGCGACCACGTGGTGGTCATGCATCAGGGCAGCGTACTGGCGCAGGGAGCACCGGGCAGCGTTCAGAGCGATCCAAGGGTGATCGAAGCCTACCTGGGAGGCGCCGTATGAGCCGGCCTCCTGAGCCGCTCTTGCGTGTCGAGCAGCTGGACGCCGGGTACGGCCCGCTGCAGATCCTGTTCGGCGTCAGCCTCGAGGTCGGCGCCGATGAGCAAGTACTCGTGTTCGGGCCCAACGGCGCGGGGAAGAGCACCCTCATGAAGGCGCTGCTCGGGTTGGTGAGGCCGACCGCGGGGCGGCTGCGCTTCAGGGAACGCGACATCGCGGGGCTCGCCACCGAAGCCATCGTGAGGCGCGGAGTCGGCTACGTGCCCCAGATCAACAACGTCTTCGGGTCGATGACCGTGTACGAGAACCTCGAGATGGGCGGCGCTACGCTCAGCCCGCGTGCGGCGGCGCGCCGGGTAAGGGCGCTGGAGGAGCGCTTCCCGCTCCTCGGTGAACGCCGACGCCAGCCCGCCAACACGCTCTCGGGCGGCCAGCGTCAGCTCCTCGCCATGGCGCGCGCCCTGATGCCCGAACCCGCCTTGCTGCTGCTCGACGAACCCACGGCCGGGTTGGCTCCGCTGCTGGTAACGAGCATCTTCGAGACCGCACGCACCATCAGCCGCAGCGGCACGGCGGTGCTCATGGTGGAGCAGAACGCCCGCCAGGCACTCGAGTTCGTCGACCGCGGCGTGGTGCTGGAGAACGGCACCGTCCGCGCTACCGGCACCGCACTCGACCTCCGCTCACGCGATGACATAGCGGCGCTCTACTTGGGCGTGGCGAAAGACCGGCACTGAGCGACCGAGCCCGAGCTGCGTCAGCGAACGCTTGCCGGGTCACGCCCCTGCAACACCACCGCCGTCCACTGCCGCAGCCAGCGCGCCTGGTTGGCCTGCACGGTGGCCGCGGGCAGCGGTTCGGCCACCACGTCCTCGCCTACCTGGGCGTAGAGGTCGAACTCGCGCGGCAGCTCGGTACCCACGACCACCGGGTTCACGAACATGGCGGCGGGTATGGCCGCCTGGACCGCGGGGCTCAGCATGAAGTCCACGAACGCCTCGGCGGCGGCGCGATGCTTCGTGCCCCTCAGGATCCCGACCCCCTCGACCTGGCGGTAGGCGCAGCCGGGGCACTGCAGGTTGGCGGTGGGCGACTCGGTCAACGGTTCGTCCGCGAAGATGACCTCCGCCGCGGGGCTCGTCGCGTAGCTCACGACCAGTGGCCGGTCGCCGCCGTAGCGCGTGAAGAGGGTGTAGTAGGCGTCGGACCAGCCGTCCGCCACCTCGAGGTCGTTGGCCGCCAGCGCGGCCCAGAAGTCGAGCCAATCAGCGTACTTGGCGTCGGCGCCCATCACGCCCGCCTCGTCGTCGCCGAAGCGCACCACGGTGGCCAGCAAGAACGCCAGGCCCGGGCTGGAGGTCGCGGGGTTCTCGACGACGCTCACGCCGCGGTAGGCGGGCGCCGCCAGGTCAGCCAGTCCGGTCGGGAGTTCTAGGCCCTGCTTGGAGAACCACGCCACGTCCACGTTAGGCAGCACGTAGCCTACGTCGACGGGGGTTATGAGGCCCGTCGGGTCGAAGATGAAGTCGGCGCGGACGTCGGCGAGCCGGGGACTCAGGTAGGGCTCGAAGATGCCCTCGGACCGCACCCGCTCGAGGAGGCTCTCGTCGACTCCGAACAGCACGTCGGCAAGAGGTCGCGACTTGGTGAGCACCGCGCGGTTCACTACCTCGCCGGCGTCACCGGCCTTCAGGAACGAGACTTCGATGCCTGTGCTCTTCGTGAAGTCGGACACGAGTTCGGCGGGCAGGGCGAACGAG encodes:
- a CDS encoding ABC transporter ATP-binding protein, encoding MTSPPDNDVALRVADVSKAFGGLQAVNHATFDVARGSVTGLIGPNGAGKSTLFNLITGVIRPDGGRVELDGLELVGKPADVIARAGLGRTFQTPRIFAAMSVWENLMAGGNAHPGETLIGGLFPGRGSREREALLRGRARELLRFLGLEHLAGGSAQDLSGGQRKLLTLGRALMAAPEVLLLDEPAAGVNQTLRRTLMARIADLRARGVTVLVVEHDMDLVMELCDHVVVMHQGSVLAQGAPGSVQSDPRVIEAYLGGAV
- a CDS encoding branched-chain amino acid ABC transporter permease encodes the protein MALATFFVGLLTLALIYGVLTLGLHVQFGLAGMLNFGHVAFFAVGAFTSALLSLPPKGSEAYLAAGGQYQLGYGLPVPLAFLAAGLAGGLVALLIGSTSVRLGSHYLAVATFAMAEILRSVLTNETWLTRGQFGISGVPQPLRSNPIPAELYPFAYLAATVVVVALLLAVSVRLTSSPFGRALRAVREDETAARALGKPAPGLKLRAFALGGVLAGFAGSLWTHSLGIVHVGQFVPIITFQVWLALLLGGRGNPIGAVVGALVLMAITESTRFLGNIPFLEPLTRRNPSFVPSLRFVVVGLLLILVVRYFPRGLLPERLRRPPADEPAPGRQP
- a CDS encoding ABC transporter ATP-binding protein, coding for MSRPPEPLLRVEQLDAGYGPLQILFGVSLEVGADEQVLVFGPNGAGKSTLMKALLGLVRPTAGRLRFRERDIAGLATEAIVRRGVGYVPQINNVFGSMTVYENLEMGGATLSPRAAARRVRALEERFPLLGERRRQPANTLSGGQRQLLAMARALMPEPALLLLDEPTAGLAPLLVTSIFETARTISRSGTAVLMVEQNARQALEFVDRGVVLENGTVRATGTALDLRSRDDIAALYLGVAKDRH
- a CDS encoding branched-chain amino acid ABC transporter permease translates to MTAFLQTLIFGLGTGAVISVGAVGLSLSYGVTRFINFSYGELLTLGAYLAFVAVSLGLSLPVASLLAMVVVGLIGVVLARLLFDPILHRGFLSLLVTSVGLAFVLQNAVRMIFGSSPTRFPLPPLRPWRIGALIVPKVPVLVIVIAALAMACVHLLLRYTRMGKMMRATSDDAALAKASGIVTGRVLATTWFLSAAIAALGGVLLGMTQIALQPVMGWGFLLVVFAAVLLGGIGNPYGAMLGALIVGLGIEFGAAYLAPDYGHAFAFLLLVLVLLLRPKGLLRGSF
- a CDS encoding thiamine ABC transporter substrate-binding protein; the protein is MRKLVKTTVSIILATLLGACAAERITVLTHDSFALPAELVSDFTKSTGIEVSFLKAGDAGEVVNRAVLTKSRPLADVLFGVDESLLERVRSEGIFEPYLSPRLADVRADFIFDPTGLITPVDVGYVLPNVDVAWFSKQGLELPTGLADLAAPAYRGVSVVENPATSSPGLAFLLATVVRFGDDEAGVMGADAKYADWLDFWAALAANDLEVADGWSDAYYTLFTRYGGDRPLVVSYATSPAAEVIFADEPLTESPTANLQCPGCAYRQVEGVGILRGTKHRAAAEAFVDFMLSPAVQAAIPAAMFVNPVVVGTELPREFDLYAQVGEDVVAEPLPAATVQANQARWLRQWTAVVLQGRDPASVR